One genomic window of Acidobacteriota bacterium includes the following:
- a CDS encoding GatB/YqeY domain-containing protein, translating into MSLITDVNARITQAMKAHDSVVLSVFRMLKTALVNKEVEKGHALEDAEARQVIGTMIKQRRESIDQFLKGGRQDLVDKETAELKQLETLMPPPVSAEDIQTAIDSAIATTGATGMKDMGRLMKAVMAALAGNPVDGKTVNDLVRKKLAGG; encoded by the coding sequence ATGTCATTGATCACCGACGTTAATGCTCGCATCACGCAGGCGATGAAAGCGCATGATTCGGTTGTGCTCTCGGTCTTCCGGATGCTCAAGACCGCGCTCGTCAACAAGGAAGTCGAGAAAGGACACGCGCTGGAAGACGCGGAGGCGCGGCAGGTGATCGGCACGATGATCAAGCAGCGGCGCGAGTCGATCGATCAGTTTCTGAAGGGCGGTCGACAGGATCTGGTGGACAAGGAAACCGCCGAACTGAAGCAGCTGGAGACGCTCATGCCCCCACCCGTCAGCGCCGAGGACATCCAGACCGCCATCGATTCGGCCATCGCCACCACCGGGGCGACCGGCATGAAGGACATGGGGCGCCTGATGAAGGCCGTGATGGCCGCCCTGGCCGGCAACCCTGTCGATGGCAAGACCGTCAACGATCTGGTCAGAAAGAAGCTGGCGGGAGGTTAG
- a CDS encoding cupin domain-containing protein yields MAHPGVKHYRWDEIALEKVTEMISRKIVTGEREMLAQIYLKKGAVVPRHEHESEQLTYILRGALRFIINGEETIVRADEVLHIPSRVPHAAEAIEETFEVDVFSPIRQDWLDKTDDYFGR; encoded by the coding sequence ATGGCGCATCCAGGTGTGAAGCACTACCGGTGGGACGAGATTGCGCTCGAGAAGGTCACCGAGATGATCTCTCGCAAGATCGTCACGGGCGAGCGCGAAATGCTGGCCCAGATCTACCTGAAGAAGGGGGCCGTCGTCCCGCGGCACGAACACGAATCCGAGCAGTTGACCTACATTCTGCGAGGCGCGCTGCGGTTCATCATCAACGGCGAGGAGACGATCGTACGAGCCGACGAGGTGCTGCACATTCCGTCGCGGGTCCCGCACGCGGCCGAGGCGATCGAGGAGACCTTCGAAGTGGACGTGTTCAGCCCGATTCGGCAGGACTGGCTGGACAAGACGGATGATTATTTCGGGCGGTAG
- a CDS encoding MFS transporter: MGERESLNPTVYRMASAHFVADAYSNLYVPLLPALISRLGLSLAAAGMMVMVYQLATSVTQLGFGRLADRWNPRVLLVAGPLLSVAVLSLIGLAWSPGTLAACLVIGGLGGAAFHPTAAAVVNRLGGSRRGLAMAIHITGGSIGYSLGPMVFAPYVDRFGLGWTPWLAIPGLILLGFVLAGMPPIKPFGGHGPSGFRQLRPFARPLFFLYAIVVLRTLTSMGFATFMPVLLTRRGWSVGMAGVAISVYLFTGSVGGFLGGPLSDRFGAKRIIGASLLVAVPFLALAPSMSGGWFVVMMAVGGFFLNSTLPVNVTFAHQLAPVSAATVSSLMMGVAWGTGGLSVPVVGALADRFGIEPTLTWLALVPLAGAVCAWPLPQGSGHDA; encoded by the coding sequence ATGGGCGAACGTGAATCGCTCAATCCAACCGTCTACCGGATGGCGAGCGCGCACTTCGTCGCCGACGCCTACTCCAATCTGTATGTGCCCCTCCTGCCGGCACTGATCTCCCGCCTGGGGCTCTCGCTCGCGGCAGCCGGCATGATGGTCATGGTGTACCAACTCGCGACCTCGGTCACGCAACTGGGGTTTGGCCGGCTGGCGGATCGCTGGAATCCGCGCGTGCTGCTGGTGGCTGGCCCGCTCCTGTCGGTGGCGGTGCTGAGCCTGATAGGCCTCGCCTGGTCGCCCGGAACACTGGCGGCCTGCCTCGTCATCGGCGGACTGGGCGGCGCGGCTTTCCATCCCACGGCCGCTGCCGTCGTCAATCGTCTTGGCGGCAGTCGGCGAGGGCTGGCCATGGCCATTCACATTACGGGCGGATCGATCGGCTACTCGCTGGGACCGATGGTGTTCGCGCCATACGTCGATCGTTTCGGACTGGGATGGACGCCGTGGCTGGCCATCCCCGGACTGATCCTGCTCGGCTTCGTGCTGGCCGGCATGCCGCCGATCAAGCCGTTCGGTGGTCATGGGCCGAGTGGATTCCGGCAACTACGGCCATTTGCACGACCGTTGTTCTTTCTGTACGCCATCGTCGTGCTGAGAACGCTCACCTCGATGGGCTTCGCGACGTTCATGCCCGTGCTGTTGACCCGGCGGGGATGGTCGGTTGGGATGGCTGGCGTGGCGATCTCTGTCTACCTGTTTACGGGAAGCGTCGGTGGATTCCTTGGTGGACCGCTCTCGGATCGGTTCGGAGCGAAGCGGATTATTGGCGCGTCGCTGCTGGTGGCCGTGCCCTTCCTGGCGCTGGCGCCCTCGATGTCAGGCGGGTGGTTTGTCGTGATGATGGCGGTTGGCGGATTCTTTCTGAATTCCACGCTCCCGGTCAATGTGACCTTCGCCCACCAACTCGCACCGGTCAGCGCGGCCACGGTGTCGTCGCTCATGATGGGGGTGGCGTGGGGCACCGGCGGCCTCAGCGTGCCCGTGGTTGGAGCCCTGGCGGATCGGTTCGGGATTGAACCCACACTGACGTGGCTGGCGCTGGTTCCGCTGGCCGGCGCGGTCTGCGCATGGCCCCTGCCTCAAGGCTCCGGGCATGACGCGTAA
- a CDS encoding ATP synthase F0 subunit C, protein MKKRFALVLLLCVVALGAASPLYAQEAGAATPSRAVEVARWSIITAGFALAFAAAVGALAQGKGISAAVEAIARNPAATNDIRGNLILGLVLIESLVIYVLLVSLILFFLKPFGA, encoded by the coding sequence GTGAAGAAGCGATTTGCTCTCGTTCTGCTGTTGTGTGTGGTCGCGTTGGGCGCGGCGAGCCCGCTTTACGCGCAGGAGGCTGGGGCGGCGACCCCGTCCAGAGCCGTTGAGGTGGCGCGCTGGTCAATCATCACCGCGGGATTTGCACTGGCGTTCGCCGCTGCGGTTGGCGCCCTGGCGCAGGGTAAGGGCATCAGTGCGGCCGTCGAGGCGATCGCCCGCAACCCCGCGGCGACCAACGATATCCGCGGCAACCTGATCCTGGGCCTCGTCCTGATCGAGTCTCTCGTGATCTACGTGCTGCTGGTCTCGCTGATTCTGTTCTTCCTGAAGCCGTTCGGCGCCTGA
- a CDS encoding rhomboid family intramembrane serine protease has protein sequence MSPPSSPYATYSFGPGRLTPAVKALILANVAGYLATLMAPSLTLSLGLIPAMVVERLWFWQPVTYMFQHGGLFHLLFNMLALWMFGVELERLWGTRFFTTYYAVAGIGAALTTILASLLPFGFAEALYVSVTVGASGAIYGLLLAYALTYPNRPIYLYMVFPIPAKVFVLIIGVISFLSSISGSQSGVAHATHLGGIAAGYFYLVWRRGTVGSQVRSQLLRWRLNRLRKRFEVHDGGRRSDRGPGPDRWVH, from the coding sequence ATGAGTCCGCCTTCTTCACCGTACGCCACGTATAGTTTCGGACCCGGCAGGCTGACGCCAGCGGTCAAGGCGCTGATCCTCGCCAACGTGGCGGGATATCTGGCGACGCTGATGGCGCCGTCGTTGACGCTGTCGCTGGGACTGATCCCGGCGATGGTCGTCGAACGCCTCTGGTTCTGGCAGCCCGTCACCTACATGTTCCAGCACGGAGGGCTGTTCCATCTGCTCTTCAACATGCTGGCGCTGTGGATGTTTGGCGTCGAACTGGAACGCCTGTGGGGCACGCGCTTCTTCACGACGTACTACGCGGTCGCCGGGATCGGCGCCGCCCTTACGACGATACTCGCGTCGTTGCTGCCGTTCGGATTTGCCGAAGCGCTGTATGTGTCGGTGACCGTGGGGGCGTCAGGTGCGATCTACGGCCTGCTGCTCGCGTATGCGCTGACCTATCCGAATCGCCCGATCTACCTCTACATGGTGTTTCCGATCCCGGCGAAGGTGTTCGTGCTCATCATCGGGGTCATTTCGTTCCTGTCGTCGATCAGCGGATCGCAGTCGGGCGTGGCGCATGCGACGCATCTCGGCGGGATTGCCGCCGGTTATTTCTACCTGGTGTGGCGGCGAGGCACGGTGGGATCGCAGGTGCGCTCGCAGCTCCTGCGCTGGCGGTTGAACAGGCTGCGAAAGCGCTTCGAGGTGCACGACGGCGGGCGCCGGTCCGACAGGGGCCCTGGCCCGGACCGCTGGGTGCACTAA
- a CDS encoding DMT family transporter has protein sequence MRRWFTLTPFDGLLLLMVLIWGGNFSLVKAALVEIPPQSFNALRLVVASTLFLAAIVATGWPSLSRKDWLRVAFFGFAGHFVYQLCFMDGLARTTASNSSLILGCSPVAVALASALAGHEKISRVQGAGAALSVVGIYLVVGTGAHFGGASLAGDFLTLGAVVCWAVYTVGSRSLLERFSPLIVTGLTMTIGTVLYVPAALPGLLRLDISRVPIWAWAAVVFSSVLALNVAYLIWYTSVQRIGNIRTSVYSNVTPLVAMTVAAIFLGEPITMSNVGGAAAILAGVIVTRRGTRRQAASDPPAEE, from the coding sequence GTGCGCCGCTGGTTTACGCTGACGCCGTTTGACGGCCTGCTGCTCCTGATGGTCCTCATCTGGGGCGGGAATTTCAGTCTGGTCAAAGCGGCGCTGGTCGAAATCCCCCCGCAGTCGTTCAACGCGCTCCGCCTCGTTGTCGCGTCGACGCTGTTCCTCGCGGCGATTGTCGCAACAGGGTGGCCGTCGCTGTCCCGGAAGGACTGGCTGCGGGTTGCCTTCTTCGGCTTCGCGGGGCATTTCGTCTACCAGCTCTGCTTCATGGACGGTCTCGCCAGGACCACGGCCTCGAACAGTTCTCTGATCCTCGGGTGTTCGCCGGTTGCCGTCGCCCTTGCCAGTGCACTCGCCGGCCACGAGAAGATCTCGCGCGTCCAGGGTGCGGGCGCCGCGTTGTCCGTGGTCGGCATCTACCTGGTGGTCGGCACCGGAGCCCATTTCGGCGGTGCGTCGCTCGCCGGGGACTTCCTGACGCTCGGTGCGGTTGTGTGCTGGGCGGTCTATACGGTTGGTTCCCGATCACTGCTCGAGAGGTTCTCGCCGCTTATCGTCACCGGGCTGACGATGACCATCGGCACGGTGCTCTATGTTCCGGCTGCGCTCCCGGGGCTGCTTCGGCTGGATATCAGCCGGGTCCCCATCTGGGCATGGGCCGCCGTCGTGTTCTCGTCGGTCCTGGCCCTGAACGTGGCCTATCTGATCTGGTACACGTCCGTGCAGCGGATCGGCAACATCCGGACATCGGTGTATTCAAACGTGACGCCGCTGGTCGCCATGACGGTGGCGGCGATCTTCCTCGGCGAGCCGATTACGATGTCGAATGTCGGAGGCGCCGCAGCGATTCTTGCCGGTGTGATCGTCACCCGCCGGGGGACGCGCCGGCAGGCGGCGTCGGATCCGCCGGCCGAGGAGTAG
- the murJ gene encoding murein biosynthesis integral membrane protein MurJ: MSSDPSAPVSPGPSQVAPPQLARSAGVIGAATMTSRILGLVRDTVMAFLFGAGDHMDAFNVAFRIPNLVRDLFAEGAMSAAFVPTFTHTLTLEGRERAWRLGNMVITALVLTTLAVVVVGLVFAWPITTAFASKYAAVPGKLELTVTLTRIMFPFLVLVALAAALMGMLNSLHKFFVPAFSPAMFNVGSILCTIGLVPVMPLLGLPTIVAPAIGVLVGGMLQAGVQWPALHAEGFRYRPGLDIRDAGLRQVLALMGPGVVGLAAVQINLLVNTILATGEGTGAVSCLGYAFRLMYMPIGLFGVSIATASLPTLSRQAARNNLADMRATVSRGLRLMLMLNVPATVGLMALATPIVALIYERGQFLSADTANTAAALIFYAPGLIGYSAVKMAVPPFYALKDSRTPVMVSVAAVLLNVALNVALVRVMSFRGLALGTAISAICNAAILLWVLRRRLGGLDGRRVAVAIGKISVASGLMGLAAWGTDWAIASAQPLHTLPILALRVGLSIGVALVVLDIAARAIHIEEFVEARATVVGRLKRLRGAA; encoded by the coding sequence ATGTCCTCTGACCCGTCCGCGCCAGTCTCACCCGGACCATCCCAGGTCGCCCCTCCCCAGCTTGCCAGGTCGGCCGGGGTCATTGGTGCCGCCACCATGACCAGCCGCATTCTGGGCCTGGTGCGCGATACGGTGATGGCATTCCTGTTCGGCGCGGGCGACCACATGGACGCCTTCAACGTCGCGTTCCGCATCCCCAATCTGGTCCGCGATCTGTTTGCCGAGGGCGCGATGAGCGCCGCGTTCGTTCCCACATTCACGCACACGCTGACTCTCGAAGGTCGGGAACGAGCCTGGCGGCTTGGCAACATGGTGATCACGGCCCTGGTTCTGACCACGCTTGCCGTGGTTGTGGTCGGCCTGGTCTTTGCCTGGCCGATTACGACGGCGTTTGCTTCGAAGTACGCCGCGGTGCCAGGCAAGCTCGAGTTGACGGTGACGCTGACGCGCATCATGTTCCCGTTCCTGGTGCTGGTCGCGCTGGCGGCGGCGCTGATGGGGATGCTGAACTCGCTGCACAAGTTCTTCGTGCCGGCGTTCTCCCCGGCGATGTTCAACGTCGGGTCGATTCTGTGCACGATTGGGCTGGTCCCGGTGATGCCCCTGCTCGGGCTGCCGACTATCGTCGCTCCGGCGATAGGCGTGCTGGTCGGCGGCATGCTCCAGGCGGGCGTCCAATGGCCGGCCTTGCATGCCGAAGGATTTCGCTATCGCCCGGGGCTCGATATCCGGGATGCCGGCCTCAGACAGGTGCTGGCGCTGATGGGGCCGGGCGTGGTCGGCCTCGCTGCCGTGCAGATCAACCTGCTGGTGAACACGATTCTAGCGACCGGCGAGGGCACCGGCGCTGTGTCCTGCCTGGGGTACGCGTTCAGGCTGATGTACATGCCGATAGGCCTGTTCGGCGTCTCGATTGCCACCGCCTCGCTGCCGACATTGAGCCGGCAGGCTGCGCGCAACAATCTGGCCGACATGCGCGCCACGGTATCGCGTGGCCTGCGCCTCATGCTGATGTTGAATGTGCCAGCCACGGTCGGCCTGATGGCTCTGGCAACGCCGATTGTGGCCCTCATCTACGAGCGCGGGCAATTCCTGTCAGCGGATACGGCGAACACGGCGGCGGCGTTGATCTTCTACGCGCCGGGGCTGATCGGCTACTCTGCGGTCAAGATGGCGGTGCCGCCCTTCTACGCGTTGAAGGACAGCCGAACGCCCGTGATGGTTTCGGTGGCGGCGGTGCTCCTGAACGTGGCCCTCAACGTCGCGCTGGTCCGGGTGATGAGCTTCCGCGGGCTGGCGCTGGGAACCGCCATCAGCGCCATCTGCAACGCGGCCATCCTGCTCTGGGTGCTGCGCCGACGGCTGGGCGGCCTCGACGGACGTCGTGTCGCAGTGGCCATCGGTAAAATCTCCGTCGCCTCGGGGCTGATGGGCCTGGCTGCCTGGGGGACCGATTGGGCGATCGCGAGCGCGCAGCCGTTGCATACGCTGCCGATTCTGGCACTGCGCGTGGGATTGTCGATCGGCGTAGCCCTCGTGGTGCTGGATATCGCCGCCCGCGCGATTCATATCGAGGAATTCGTCGAGGCGCGGGCCACGGTCGTGGGGCGGCTGAAGCGCCTGCGGGGCGCGGCGTAG
- a CDS encoding SDR family oxidoreductase has protein sequence MDTGLNGKIALVCAASKGLGKAAALALAAEGARVAMCARHMPTLEAAAAEVAGATGGDVFAVAADLSRRADVERLVQQTVQHFGGLDILVTNSGGPKPGLFNALCEADWREAIDEVLMSVVHLCHAAVPHMKQRGGGRIINVTSISSKQPVPGLVLSNALRPAVAGLSKTLANELARDGILVNCVAPGYTRTDRVIELAEATARREGVTAEAVERRAVSNIPLGRMAEPAEFASVVVFLASERGSYITGSTMLVDGGYVRGTL, from the coding sequence ATGGATACTGGGCTCAACGGGAAGATTGCGCTGGTCTGCGCGGCCAGCAAGGGATTGGGCAAGGCGGCGGCGCTGGCGCTCGCCGCGGAAGGCGCGCGCGTTGCCATGTGCGCGCGGCACATGCCGACACTCGAGGCGGCTGCTGCGGAGGTCGCCGGTGCGACCGGTGGCGACGTCTTTGCCGTTGCGGCTGATCTATCGCGCCGCGCGGACGTCGAACGCCTGGTCCAGCAGACCGTCCAGCACTTCGGCGGCCTGGACATTCTCGTGACCAACTCTGGCGGACCGAAGCCCGGGCTGTTCAATGCGCTCTGCGAGGCCGACTGGCGAGAGGCGATCGACGAAGTACTGATGAGCGTCGTGCATCTCTGCCATGCCGCTGTGCCACACATGAAACAACGCGGCGGCGGGCGCATCATCAACGTCACGTCGATCTCGTCGAAACAACCCGTGCCTGGACTCGTCCTGTCGAACGCGCTGCGACCGGCCGTGGCGGGGCTGTCGAAGACGCTGGCCAACGAACTGGCGCGTGATGGCATCCTGGTGAATTGCGTGGCGCCAGGCTACACGCGGACCGACCGCGTGATTGAATTGGCCGAAGCCACCGCGCGGCGCGAAGGCGTGACGGCCGAGGCGGTTGAGCGTCGGGCGGTCTCGAACATTCCGCTCGGCCGTATGGCCGAGCCTGCGGAGTTTGCCAGCGTCGTCGTGTTCCTGGCGTCCGAGCGCGGCAGCTACATCACCGGATCCACGATGCTCGTCGACGGCGGCTACGTCCGGGGCACGCTGTAG
- the atpB gene encoding F0F1 ATP synthase subunit A gives MERLEHTLWIVQAANAVFGPLVNGLLALLGFHAQNPAEPIPNYIVMVYLIVLGVAILALVIKSRLSVENPGKLQIVFEDVVGGLAGMLDEMVGPTGRTYLTLVGTIGIFVLFGNLMGLIPGLMAPTSSINVTLGCAVTVWVYYHAQGIRAQGIVSYLKHFAVPPGAHWSLSVVWLPIEIISHFSRVLSLSLRLFGNIFGEELVILILFSIAPFVVPFLMMPLAIITAVLQAIIFVMLTMIYLGGAVGAEHGHDEAHGHEAAHHAERVAA, from the coding sequence ATGGAAAGACTCGAACACACTCTCTGGATCGTCCAAGCGGCCAACGCCGTCTTTGGGCCATTGGTGAACGGACTACTGGCCCTGCTGGGGTTTCACGCGCAGAATCCCGCCGAGCCCATCCCGAATTACATCGTGATGGTGTATCTGATCGTGCTCGGAGTGGCGATTCTGGCCCTGGTCATCAAGTCCAGGTTGAGCGTCGAGAACCCAGGCAAGCTCCAGATCGTCTTCGAAGACGTCGTCGGTGGTCTGGCCGGGATGCTCGACGAAATGGTGGGGCCGACAGGCCGCACGTACCTGACCCTGGTGGGCACGATCGGGATCTTCGTCCTGTTCGGCAACCTGATGGGGCTCATTCCCGGGCTCATGGCGCCGACCAGCAGCATCAACGTGACGCTCGGGTGCGCGGTGACGGTCTGGGTGTACTATCACGCCCAGGGCATCAGGGCCCAGGGCATCGTGTCGTACCTCAAGCACTTCGCGGTGCCGCCAGGCGCACACTGGTCGCTGTCGGTCGTCTGGCTGCCCATCGAGATCATCAGCCATTTCTCGAGGGTGCTGTCGCTGTCGCTCCGGCTTTTCGGCAATATCTTCGGCGAGGAACTGGTTATTCTGATTCTGTTCAGCATCGCGCCGTTTGTGGTGCCCTTCCTGATGATGCCTCTGGCCATCATCACAGCCGTGCTCCAGGCCATCATCTTCGTCATGCTGACGATGATCTACCTTGGGGGCGCGGTGGGGGCCGAGCACGGACATGACGAAGCCCATGGACACGAGGCGGCCCACCACGCGGAACGCGTGGCGGCCTGA
- a CDS encoding dehydrogenase E1 component subunit alpha/beta: protein MIETTTPVVAAAAPGQADPAFGPEALRQAYRTMYLSRKVDDKEIQLKNQSQIFFQISGAGHEAVLVAAGMCLKPSHDWFFPYYRDRALCLMLGVSPYDMFLQAVGAADDPASAGRQMPSHWGSARLNIVSQGSATGSQCLHAVGCAQAGLLLGTLPGIDDRERYFRSDEVAYVSVGDGTTSEGEFWESLNSACTLRLPVVYLVEDNGWAISVPVEVQTPGGSISRLVSAFPDLLVETVDGTDFVESYRTLSRAVVYARERRGPALVHASVIRPYSHSLSDDERLYKTPAEREQEALRDPVKKMAARLLTQGIVSEQELEAIHGEVEREVNDAAKRALAAAKPARETAALWVFSPTVDPASDIFAGPVEPEGKPDTMVAAINRTLKDELTRNPRIVVFGEDVADCSRPASLEEVQGKGGVFKVTHGLQRIFGADRVFNSPLAEANIIGRAVGMSLRGLKPVVEIQFFDYIWPAMQQLRDEMAMMRYRSGNTWSCPMVVRVPIGGYLRGGAPYHSQSGEAIFAHSPGIRIVYPSNAQDAAGLLRTAIRCEDPVLFLEHKHLYRQTYNKGEYLGREHMVPFGRAAVRRDGSDVVVFTWGALVQRSLLAAQQAEQNGVSVAVVDLRTLVPCDWETIGAWVARTSRVVVAHEEQLTCGFGAEIAARIGQDHFQHLDAPVRRVASLDTPVAYCPDLEEAILPNAAAVLEAVLETARY from the coding sequence ATGATCGAAACGACGACCCCTGTGGTGGCCGCGGCCGCACCCGGCCAGGCGGATCCCGCGTTCGGCCCCGAGGCGCTGCGCCAGGCGTACCGCACGATGTACCTGTCGCGGAAGGTCGACGACAAGGAAATCCAGCTCAAGAACCAGAGTCAGATCTTCTTCCAGATCAGCGGCGCGGGGCACGAGGCCGTGCTCGTCGCGGCCGGGATGTGCCTGAAGCCGTCACACGACTGGTTCTTCCCGTACTATCGCGACCGCGCGCTCTGTCTGATGCTGGGAGTCTCGCCGTATGACATGTTCCTGCAGGCGGTCGGAGCAGCGGACGATCCGGCGTCAGCGGGCCGCCAGATGCCGTCTCACTGGGGCAGCGCGAGGCTGAATATTGTCTCGCAAGGCAGCGCCACAGGCTCACAGTGCCTCCACGCCGTCGGGTGCGCGCAGGCAGGCCTGCTGCTGGGAACCCTGCCCGGCATCGACGACCGCGAACGCTACTTCAGGTCCGACGAGGTCGCCTACGTATCCGTGGGCGACGGCACCACAAGTGAAGGCGAATTCTGGGAGTCGCTGAACTCGGCGTGCACGCTGCGCCTCCCGGTCGTCTATCTCGTCGAGGACAACGGCTGGGCCATATCGGTGCCGGTCGAAGTTCAGACGCCGGGAGGCAGCATCTCCCGGCTCGTCAGCGCCTTTCCTGACCTGCTGGTCGAAACCGTGGACGGCACCGATTTCGTTGAAAGCTACCGGACGCTGTCACGGGCGGTCGTCTACGCCCGCGAGCGCCGCGGTCCGGCGCTGGTCCACGCATCGGTCATCAGGCCGTATTCGCACTCGCTGTCAGACGATGAGCGCTTGTACAAGACGCCGGCGGAGCGCGAGCAGGAAGCGCTGCGCGATCCGGTGAAAAAGATGGCCGCCCGGCTCCTCACACAGGGCATTGTGTCAGAACAGGAACTCGAGGCGATCCACGGCGAAGTGGAGCGCGAAGTGAACGATGCCGCCAAGCGGGCGCTGGCCGCCGCGAAGCCGGCCCGCGAGACCGCCGCGCTGTGGGTGTTTTCCCCGACTGTGGACCCGGCGTCCGACATATTTGCAGGGCCAGTCGAACCGGAGGGCAAGCCGGACACGATGGTGGCGGCGATCAACCGGACACTCAAGGACGAGCTGACGCGCAATCCAAGGATCGTGGTGTTCGGCGAAGACGTCGCGGATTGCAGTCGACCGGCCAGCCTCGAAGAAGTTCAGGGCAAGGGCGGCGTCTTCAAAGTGACGCACGGCCTCCAGCGGATCTTTGGCGCCGATCGAGTATTCAATTCGCCGCTCGCCGAGGCGAACATCATCGGTCGCGCGGTGGGAATGAGCCTGCGCGGACTCAAGCCGGTCGTCGAAATCCAGTTCTTTGACTACATCTGGCCGGCGATGCAGCAACTGCGCGACGAGATGGCGATGATGCGCTACCGGTCTGGCAACACGTGGTCGTGCCCGATGGTGGTACGCGTGCCGATCGGGGGTTACCTGCGCGGCGGCGCGCCGTACCACAGCCAATCGGGCGAGGCCATCTTCGCGCACTCGCCGGGCATCCGCATCGTTTACCCGTCGAACGCGCAGGACGCGGCCGGCCTGCTTCGCACCGCAATACGGTGCGAAGACCCGGTGCTGTTCCTCGAGCACAAACACCTGTACCGGCAGACGTACAACAAGGGCGAGTACCTCGGGCGCGAGCATATGGTTCCGTTCGGCAGGGCGGCGGTCAGACGCGACGGATCGGATGTGGTCGTCTTCACGTGGGGTGCACTCGTGCAGCGCTCGCTGCTGGCGGCTCAGCAGGCCGAGCAGAACGGTGTCAGCGTGGCGGTGGTCGATCTCCGGACGCTGGTGCCCTGCGATTGGGAGACGATCGGCGCCTGGGTCGCGCGGACCAGCCGCGTGGTGGTCGCGCACGAAGAACAGCTCACGTGTGGATTCGGCGCCGAGATCGCTGCCCGCATCGGACAGGATCATTTCCAGCACCTCGACGCCCCCGTCCGGCGCGTCGCGTCGCTCGACACGCCGGTCGCCTACTGCCCCGATCTCGAAGAGGCTATTCTTCCCAACGCGGCGGCCGTGCTCGAGGCGGTTCTCGAGACGGCCCGATACTGA